TTCGTCGCCTCGGCGTGGCGGCGCAGGGTGGCCAGGGTGGCCTCCATCCCTGCCCGGTTGTGCGCGTTCCGGTCCGTGATGCCCATCACCGGATTCGAGAGCCGGTCCATCCAGGCCGGCCTGCGGTCCGTCCAGCTCTCCCGCACGCGCGTCCCCCGGCCCTGGGCCAGGAACTCGTAGGTCCAGCGGGAGATCGGGAGCCCGGGCAGATCTACGTCGAAGCTGAAGCGGGCTCCCGGCTCCGCCTCCACCACCGTGCACCGGGTCGACCACCTCCGCCAGCCGAGCCGGTTGCTGCCGCGGAAGCGGGCTCCGACCCTGGCCCCGGCGGCCCCGCCTACCCAACGGCACGACGTCGTCTCCGGGCTCCAGTCACCCATCCGGGTCACGTCGCTGACCAGGTCGTACAGCACCTGGGGCGGGGCGGCGATCACCTCTTCCACCGCCGCGTCAGCGGTCCCGCTCCCCTCGGCCCCGCTCCCCTGTTTCCCCATCGGCCTCTCCCCTGCCCCGCTGTCCGCCCGGACGTTAACGTCGGGTGGTCGTGGAGACCAGGTTCACCGAGCTGGTGGGATGCCGGGCCCCCCTGCAGCTGGCGGGGATGGGAGAGGTCGGCACTCCCGAGCTGGCGGCTGCCGTGTCGGCAGCAGGCGGCCTCGGGATGATCGGCGTGGCGGGAGAGCCCCTGGCCCAGCGGATCGCCGCCCTCGAGCGGCTGGGCCCGGTGCCGTGGGGCGTGAACTTCCTCGGTCCCTTTCTGGATGCCGCCGACGTCGAGACCGCCGCAGGCCGGGCCCGGGTCGTCGAGATCTTCTGGCGGGAGCCCGACGCCGACCTCGTCCGGCGCATCCACGACGGCGGCTCCCTGGCCAGCTGGCAGGTCGGCTCGCTGGGCGAGGCGCGTGCTGCGGCCGAGGCGGGGTGCGACCTGGTGGTGGCCCAGGGCGTGGAGGCCGGCGGGCACGTGCGCGGCACCGTTCCCCTCCTGGCCCTGCTCGACGCCGTCCTCGACGCCGTCGGGGAGTCGACTGTGGTGGTGGCCTCCGGCGGGATCGGCTCGGCCCGTTCGGTCGCGGCCGCGCTGGCCGCCGGAGCCGACGCCGTGCGCGTCGGGACCCGATTCGTGGCCAGCGCCGAGTCCCGGGCCCACCCCGACTACAAGCAGGCTCTGGTCGACGCCGCCGCCGGGGAGACCGTGCTCAACGACGACTATGGCCGTGACACCGGCTGGCCCGACGCGCCGAACCGGGTCCTCCGACACGCCCTCGAGCGCGCCACCGCGACCACCGGCGAGGTGGTGGGCCGGATGCAGCTGTCCGGGCGCGACGATTTCCTCCCCATCCCGCGCCTGTCCCCGCTACCGCCGACGAACCGGTGCGAGGGGGACATCGGGGCCATGGCGCTGTACGCCGGGGAGTCGGTGGGGGCCGTCAGGGACGTCCGGCCCGCCGCCGAGATCGTCCGGGAGCTGCTCGAGGGAGCCGAGACCGCTCTGAGGTCAGCGCCACGCCGGCCAGCACGAGAGGCAGGCCGAAGCCCATCCCCACGGTGAAGCGCTCCCCCAGCAGGGCGATCCCGAGCAGGAGGGCCACCGCCGGGTTGACGTAGGTGATCATGGTGGCCCGCACCGGTCCGATGGCGCCGATCAGGGCAAAGAACAACAGGAACGCCACCGCCGTGCAGACCACCGCCAGCGTGGCGACCGAGCCCGCCACCTCGAGGCTGACGCGTGGCGGCAGATGCGACAGGCCCCACGGGGCGTAGGCCACCGCCGTCAGCGCCAGCGAGACCGCCACCAGTCCGAGGGCGGGCAGGTCCGAGAAGCGCCTGCTTACGATCAAGGGACCGCAGGCGTACCCGAAGGCGGTGACCGCGATCTGGCCGAGGGCGGCCCAGCTGGCCCCCCGGACGTCGACGCCGACCAGGAGGGCCACCCCCACCAGGCCGACGACGAGGCCGGAGACCGTGCGGCGGTCGAAGCGCGTCGAGCGCCAGCCGACCACCACGCCCATGAGCGGCACGGTCGCGACCAGCAGGGCCGCCAGCGAGCTCGGGATGCGCCGCTCGGCGGAGGAGAGAAGGCCCCAGGGGACGGCCAGCTCGACGGTGGTGTAGAGGACCACCCACGGCCACCGCTCGACGAGCGGGCGGATCAACCCCCGCCGGAACGCCAGGGGCAGCAGCGCCAGCGCCGCCGGCGCCGTCCGCAGGAACACCAGCGTCCCCGGGGTGAGCTCGCGCACCGAGACGCGGATCAGCAGGTAGGGGATGCCCCAGATCACGC
The sequence above is drawn from the Acidimicrobiales bacterium genome and encodes:
- a CDS encoding SRPBCC family protein is translated as MGKQGSGAEGSGTADAAVEEVIAAPPQVLYDLVSDVTRMGDWSPETTSCRWVGGAAGARVGARFRGSNRLGWRRWSTRCTVVEAEPGARFSFDVDLPGLPISRWTYEFLAQGRGTRVRESWTDRRPAWMDRLSNPVMGITDRNAHNRAGMEATLATLRRHAEATNDRQA
- a CDS encoding EamA family transporter; translation: MDRRGWLLFGAMGVIWGIPYLLIRVSVRELTPGTLVFLRTAPAALALLPLAFRRGLIRPLVERWPWVVLYTTVELAVPWGLLSSAERRIPSSLAALLVATVPLMGVVVGWRSTRFDRRTVSGLVVGLVGVALLVGVDVRGASWAALGQIAVTAFGYACGPLIVSRRFSDLPALGLVAVSLALTAVAYAPWGLSHLPPRVSLEVAGSVATLAVVCTAVAFLLFFALIGAIGPVRATMITYVNPAVALLLGIALLGERFTVGMGFGLPLVLAGVALTSERSRLPRAAPGRSRRRAGRP